The following nucleotide sequence is from Myxococcota bacterium.
AGCGAGTGCGCTCGACCACCGTCGTCGCCGTGCGCGGCGGCGGTCGGATCGCGATGGCCGCCGACGGCCAGGTGACGGTCGGCGACACGGTGATGAAGCAGCGCGCCGAGAAGGTGCGGAAGCTCGCGAAGGGCGGGGCGGTGGTCGGCTTCGCGGGGGGCGCGGCCGACGCGCTCACGCTGCTCGAGCGGCTCGAGGCGCGGCTCGACGCGCACCCCGGCCAGGTCCGGCGCGCGGCGGTCGAGCTCGCGCGCGACTGGCGCACCGACCGCATGCTGCGGCGCCTCGAGGCCATGCTGCTCGTCGGCGATCCGGACACGCTGCTCGTCGTCTCGGGCAACGGCGACGTGATCGAGCCCGACGACGGGATCGCCGCCATCGGCTCCGGCGGAAGCTATGCGCTCGCCGCCGCGCGGGCGCTCGCGCGGCACACCGACCTCGACTGCGAAGCGATCGCGCGCGAGGCGCTCGGCGTCGCGGCCGAGATCTGCATCTACACGAACGCCGACCTCCACCTCGTCGCGCTCCCCTAGCGTCGCGACGTCCCGACCGCGAGAGACCCGAACGTGTCCGACCCCGCAGAGACCCCGTCCTTCACGCCGCGCGAGATCGTCTCCGAGCTCGACCGCTACGTCGTCGGTCAGCGCGACGCGAAACGCGCGGTCGCGATCGCGCTGCGCAATCGCTGGCGCAGGCGCCGCGTGGCCGAGGAGCTGCGCGACGAGATCGCGCCGAAGAACATCATCATGATCGGCGCGACGGGCGTCGGGAAGACGGAGATCGCGCGGCGGCTCGCGAAGCTCTCGCAGGCGCCGTTCGTGAAGGTGGAGGCGTCGAAGTTCACGGAGGTGGGCTACGTCGGGCGCGACGTCGAGAGCATGATCCGCGACCTCACGGAGGTCGCGTTCGCGATGGTGACGGAGGAGCAGAAGCGCAACGTGCGGGCACGCGCCGAGGAGATCGCCGAGGAGCGCATCCTCGACGCGCTGCTGCCCCCGCCCGCGGCCGCGCCGCCGGCGCTGCCCGGGGGCGCGGCGGGGGCGGCGGGCGAGACCTCGCCGGCCTCCGGCCGATCCGAGACGCGGGAGAAGCTCCGCAAGCTGCTGCGACTCGGAGAGCTCGACGAGCGCGAGGTGGACGTCGAGCTGCCGGAGGAGCGCGCGGGCGCGCAGCTCTCGATCATGACGCCGCAGGGCTTCGAGGAGATGGGCGTCCAGTTCAAGGACCTGCTCGGCTCGCTCGTGCCGAAGCGCACGCGACCGCGCCGCATGAAGGTGCGCGCGGCGCGCGACGCCCTGACGGAGCTCGAGGCGCAGTCGCTGATCGACCCCGACGAGACGCGCGACCGCGCCGTCGCACGCGTCGAGCAGAGCGGCATCGTGTTCATCGACGAGATCGACAAGGTCGCGGGCCGGCAGGGCGGGGGGCAGGGCCCGGACGTGTCGCGCGAGGGCGTGCAGCGCGATCTGCTGCCGATCGTCGAGGGCTCGAGCGTCCAGACGAAGCACGGCATCGTGCGCACCGATCACGTCCTGTTCATCGCGGCCGGCGCCTTCCACGTCGCGAAGCCTTCGGACCTCATTCCCGAGCTGCAGGGGCGCTTCCCGATCCGCGTCGAGCTCGCGAGCCTCACGCGCGCCGACCTCGTGCGCATCCTCTCCGAGCCGGACAACTCGCTCGTCCGCCAGTACGCGGCGCTGCTCGCGACCGAGGGCACGACGCTCGACTTCCGCACGGACGGCATCGAGGCGATCGCCGAGATCGCCGCCGCGGTGAACGACGCGACGGACGACATCGGGGCGCGGCGGCTGCACACGGTGATGGAGCGGCTGCTCGACGAGGTGAGCTTCGACGCCCCCGACCGCCCGGCGCAGACGATCGTGGTCGACGCCGCCTACGTCCGGGAGCGGCTCGCCGATCTGGTCGCCGACCGCGACCTGTCCCAGTACATCCTCTGAGGCACCGCTCGGCGGCTGCGCTGCTTCACCGGGCGCGGCGGATCGGTTAGGTTCCGCCGCCGAGGGGAGAGGCATGGGCGACCCGACCGCGCGCATCCTCGTCTGCGACGACGAGAACTTCTACCGCGAGGCGATCCGGGACATCCTCGGCGCGGAGGGGCTCGAGGTCGTCGAGGCCTTCGACGGGGAGAGCGCGATCGAGCTCGCGGCCGATCCTTCGCTCGGCGTCGCGATCCTCGACATCCGCCTTCCCGGCATCGACGGCATCGAGGTGCTGCGCACGTTGCGCGACGCGCGCCCCGACATGCGCATCATCATGCTCTCCGCGCACACCGACCAGGAGCTCGTCCTCGAGGCGCTGCGGCTCGGCGCGAACGACTATCTCGCGAAGCCGCTCCACGACGAGGAGCTCGTGCTCGCCGTGCGCCGCGCGCGCGACGCGTTCCGCGTCGCGGACGATCTCGCGGCGCTGCGCGCGCGGCTCGCGCGGCTCGCGGACGCCTGCGACGCGCCCGGCCGCTGGGGCGTCGACGGCGACGCGGACGAACGTGCCGAGGCCGTCGCGCGCGCGGCCGTGGACGTCGCGGCCGAGGTCCTCGACGCCGCGAAGACGTCGCTGCTCTGGCTCGACGACTCGGGCGACACGCTGCGCGTCGCCGCCGCGCACGGGCGCAAGATCGACGCGGCCGACATGGACGGAGTCGCGATCGGCGAGGCCGTCGCGGGCGCGGTCTTCGCCTCGCGCTCCGCGGCGCTCGTCGCGTCGGCCCATCCGAGCGATCGCTTCACACCGCGCGACCCGGGCGAGCGCTACGACTCGGCGTCGTTCGCCGTCGCTCCGGTGGTCGCGGCGGGAGAGGCGCTCGGCGTCCTCTGCGCGACCGACCGCACGGGAGGCGGCGAGTTCGCGCCGGACGATCTCGTCCTGCTCCGCGCGCTCGCCGCGCACGTCGCCGCGCGCGTCCTCGCGGGAGAGGGCACGGCGGCCAGCGCCGAACGCGCCGTCGATCCGGGGTTCGACACGAGCGAGCTCGACGAGGGGGCGGCCGAGGCGGCGCGGCACGTCGCGAGCGTCGAGCGCGACGCCGATCTCGTGCGCGCGGTGTGCGAGGCGATGACGACCGAGGTCGAGCCGGCGCGGGTGTTCGCGAAGGGGCTCGAGGCCGTCGCGAAGGGGCTCGGCGCCGCGCCGGCCTCGCTCTTCCTCATCGACAACGCGGCCGACGTGCTCCGGTGCGAGGCGGCCGACGACGGCGGCGAGCGCGAGGAGCGCGCCGAGCTTCCGAAGCGCGGCGGGCTGACGGGGGCGGTGCTGCAGACGGGCCGCCTCGTCGCGACGGATGCGCCGACGGCCGACGCCCGCTTCGACGCGTCGATCGACACGCCGGCCGACGGGCGATCGGGGCCGATGGTGTGCGTGCCGCTCTCGCTGCGCGGCAAGGTGGTCGGCGTCTTCCGCGCCTTCCCGCGCGATGCGGCCGAGGCCTCGGCCCGCAGCGCAGAGCTCCTCGCGGCCGCGCTCTCGGCGGCGGTGCGCAACGCGCTCCTGTACCGTTCGCTGCTCGAATCGATCGACGAGGTCGCGGAGGCGCGCCGGGCGGCGCGGCGCTAGCGATCCCGGCCCGCGGGCCGCCGGCCGGGACGACGGCGTCCTTCGCGCGTCGCGCGGCGAGCCGGTCGCAGGTCGCGGTCCCTCGTCGTTCTCGACTCCCCCGGATCGGGTGGGGTCACTCCTCCGAAGCGCCTCCGCATCCACCGCTCTCGCTCGCAAGGATTCGCCGTGAAGGACCTCGTCGACAAGGCCGCCATCCTGATCGAGGCGCTGCCGTACATCCGGCGCTTCTTCGGCAAGGTGATCGTCATCAAGTACGGCGGCCACGCGATGACGGACGACGCACTCCGCGCGTCGTTCGCGACCGACGTCGTGCTGCTCAAGTACGTCGGCATCCAGCCGGTGATCGTGCACGGCGGCGGGCCGCAGATCGGCGCCACGCTCGATGCGCTCGGGCGCCAATCGACCTTCGTCGACGGTCGCCGCATCACCGACGACGCCACCATGGAAGTGGTCGAGATGGTGCTCGGCGGCAAGATCAACCGCGAGATCGTCGGGCTCGTGCAGCGCGGCGGCGGCCGCGCCGTCGGCCTCACGGGCAGCGATGGCGGGATGATCCAGACGCGCCTTCGCGACCCGAAGCTCGGCCGCGTCGGAGAGGTGGTCGGCGTCGAGCCGAGCGCGATCCGGGCCGTCGTCGATGCGGGCTTCATCCCGGTGATCGCGCCAATCGGTCTCGACCCGGACGGCCGCACGACCAACGTGAACGCGGACGAGGCCGCGGGCGCCATCGCGAGCGCGCTCCGCGCCGAGAAGCTCATGCTCCTGACGGACGTCGAGGGCGTGCTCGACCGCGAGGGGAAGCTGCTGCCGCAGCTCACCGTCGCGCAGGTCGATGCGCTCGTGCGCGAGGGCACGATCAAGGGCGGCATGATCCCGAAGGTGGAGTGCTGCCTCGACGCGCTGCGCGGCCACGTCGCACGCACGCACATCGTCGACGGCCGGATCAAGCACGCCATCCTGCTCGAGATGTTCACGGACGAGGGCGGAGCGGGAACGCTGCTGGTTCCCTGACGCGCGAAGGGGCCGCGCGACGCAGCCCCGAGAAGGCGCCCCGCGAAGGAGGAGGGAAGAGGTCGAGATGCGATTGCCGGCGCGGAGCTTCCTGACGATCGCCGACTGGAGTGCGGACGAGCTCCTGGCGATGCTCGCGCGCGCGCGCGACCTCCGGCGCATGTGGCGCGCGGGCGAGCGGCCGCAGACGCTGCTCGGCCGCACGCTCGCGATGTACTTCGAGAAGCCGTCGCTGCGAACCCACGTGACCTTCGAGGCGGGCATGACCCAGCTCGGCGGCCACGCGATCCTGCTGCGCCCCGAGCAGGTGGGCATCGGCACGCGCGAGAGCCCGACCGACGTCGCGCGCAACCTCTCGCGCTGGGTCGACGGCATCATGGCCCGCACGTTCAGCCACGCGCTCGTCGAGCAGCTCGCCGCCGAGGCGACGATTCCCGTGATCAACGGGCTGACGGACCTCCTGCATCCCTGCCAGGCGATGGCCGACCTGCAGACGGTCGCCGAGGTGATGGAGCCGAAGGCCGCGCGCATCGCCTACGTCGGCGACGGCAACAACGTCGCGAACTCGCTCCTGCTGCTGGCCGCGGTGCTCGGGCTCGACCTGCGCGTCGCGACGCCGCGCACGCACCGCCCCGCGCAGCGCATCGCGAAGCAGGCCGCGGAGCTCGCGCGCCGGAGCGGAGCGCGCATCGACGTGCTCGACGATCCGGTCGAGGCCGTGCGCGGCGCGAGCTTCGTCTACACCGACACCTGGACGAGCATGGGACAGGAGGCCGAGGCCGAGCAGCGCCGGCAGATCTTCGCCGCCTACCAGGTCAACGACGCGCTGCTCGCGCACGCGCCCGACGCGTGGGTGATGCACTGCCTGCCCGCCCACCGCGGCGAGGAGATCACGTCCGACGTGCTCGACGGCGAGCGGAGCCTCGTCTACGAGCAGGCCGAGAACCGGCTGCACGCGCAGAAGGCCGTGCTCGAGGCCGTGATGCTCGGGCCGCGCTAGCCGCCGCCCCGCGGTCCGAGACCGGATCGATCGGTCCAGATCGGGCGGCCGAGGTGCGGCACCGCCGCCGGCCGCGGCGCCGGTCCGGGCCGAGCGCGCGACACCCGCTGGCCGGCCGCGGGGCCCCGACTTCCCGCGCCTCTTGCCGGCTCACTGCTAACGCTGGCGCGGTCGCCCACCGATGGAGCCCCACGCGTGCGCGCGTCCCGCGCGCCGTCGGGGGGTGTCCGCATGCCGGACGGCTCGGAGAAGGATCGGGCGACGCGGATCCCGAGGCTCGGTGCCTCGGCGGATCCCACCGCGCTCGTCCTGAGTCCGACCGAGGGCTTCCTCCTGTCGCGCATCGACGGCGCCACGCCGTGGGGCGTGCTGCGCGCGATCGGCGGACTGACGCCCGACGAGGTCGACGCCCGCCTCGAGGCGTGGCTCGAGGGCGGCATCCTCGAGCTCGTCGACCCCGCCGCGCGGCGCCCGAAGCGCCGACTCGCACCCGGCGAGATCGACGAGGACGCGCTCGACGAATCGCTCGGCATCGACCTCGACACGCAGCGCCGCATCCTCGAGTTCGAGTCGCGCCTCGGCGCGGCCTACCACGACCTCCTCGGCGTCGCGCGCGACGCCGACGCGAAGGAGATCAAGCGCGCGTACTTCAAGCTGTCGAAGGAGTTCCATCCCGACCGCTACTTCCGGCGCGAGATCGGAGGCTATGCGAAGCGGCTCGAGGCGATCTTCAAGCGCATCCTCGAGGCCTACGAGCTGCTCTCCGACCCGACGGCGCGCGCCGAGGTCGAGAAGTCGATGTCCGCGGCCGCGGGTGCGCGGCCGCAGCCCGCGGCGCCGGTCGCGAGCGAAGGCGACGCGCCGACGGCCCCGCCGCGGCCGCTCACGAAGCTCGAGAGGCTGCGCGCGCGGATGCCGTTCAAGCTGCCCGAGTCCGTCTTCGCCGAGCGGCGCCAGCGCGCGCGCGAGTTCTTCGACGCCGCGCAGAAGGAGCTCGCGCGCAACCGCTTCATCGAGGCCGCGCAGACGATCCGTCTCGCGATCGCGTTCGACCCGTTCGAGGACGCGTACCGCGAGCGCTTCGGCGAGGTGCAGGCGCGCGCGGCCGAGCTTCGCGCCGAGGCCCTCGTCGCCGAGGCCGAGGAGGCGACGACCGCCGGCGGCATCGCGGACGAGAAACGCTATGCGCAGGTGCTCCGCCTCTACGAGGAGGCGCTCCTGTACCGCCCGCACGATCCCGCGCTGAACGATCGGGCGGCGCGCGCGGCCATCCAGTGCAAGCAGCTCACCAAGGCGGTCGAGTATGCGGAGACCGCGCTCGCGCACAGCCCCGACGTCGCGCAGCACCACGTGACGATGGCGCTCGTGCACCGGGCGCGCGGCAACCGGGGCCACGCGATCAACGCGCTCGAGCAGGCGCTCTCACTCGACAAGGGGCACGACGAGGGCCGCAAGCTGCTCGCCGTCCTCCGACGTGCGGCGGGCGCGGGCGGCTGAACGAACACGGATTCGCGGCGAGCGGGAGCCGGCCTCCCGCGCCGCGACACGCCTTCATGGAAGAGGGGACGACATGGGCCGAGTGATCGGTATCGACCTGGGGACGACGAACTCGGTCGTCGCGGTGATGGAGAACGGCCAGCCGGTCGTGATCCCGAACACCGGCGGCTACAAGACGACGCCGTCGATGTTCGCGATCTCGCAGGACGGCAAGCGCCTGGTCGGACACCTCGCCAAGCGCCAGGCGATCACCAACGCGCAGAACACCGTGTTCGCGTCGAAGCGCCTGATCGGCCGCCGCTTCGAGGCGCCCGAAGTCCAGAAGATGATCGACCTCTCGCCGTACGAGATCGTCGAGGGGCCGAACGGCGACCCGCGCATCAAGGTCGGGGCGAAGACGTTCACGTGCCCGGAGATCTCCGCGATCATCCTGCGCGAGATGAAGCGCGTCGCCGAGGAGTACCTCGGCGAGCCGGTCTCGGAGGCGGTCATCACCGTCCCCGCCTACTTCAACGACACCCAGCGCCAGTGCACGAAGGACGCCGGCAAGATCGCCGGCCTCGAGGTACTGCGCATCATCAACGAGCCGACGGCGGCCGCGCTCGCGTACGGAATCGGCCGCCAGGGCGAGGAGAAGATCGCGGTCTACGACCTCGGCGGAGGCACGTTCGACATCTCGATCCTCGAGATGTCCGACGGCGTGGTCGAGGTGCTGGCGACGTCGGGCAACACCTTCCTCGGCGGCGAGGACTTCGACCGTCGCATCGTCGCCCACCTCGTCGAGTGGTTCCAGAACGAGCAGCACATCGACCTGCGCCAGGACACGATGGCGCTGCAGCGGCTCAAGGACGCGGCGGAGAAGGCGAAGTGCGACCTCTCCTCGCGCGAGGCGACGGAGATCAACCTCCCGTTCATCGCGACCGACGCCGACGGCCCGCGTCACCTGAACTACGAGCTCACGCGGCAGCAGCTCGAGCAGCTCGTCGGCGGCATCGTCAACTCGACGCTCAAGAGCGTCGAGCAGTGCGTGAACGACGCCGGCCTGTCGCCCGGCGACATCGACCAGATCGTGCTCGTCGGCGGACAGTCGCGGATGCCGCTCGTGCAGCAGGCCGCGACGGAGTTCTTCGGGAAGCGCCCCCACAAGGGCGTGAATCCGGACGAGGTGGTCGCGCTCGGTGCGGCGATCCAGGCCTCGTCGCTCGTCGACGCCGACTCCAACATGCTCCTGCTCGACGTGACGCCGCTGTCGCTCGGCATCGGCACCTACGGCGGCCACTTCGCCCGCCTGATCGAGCGCAACACCACCGTTCCCGTCAGCAAGAGCCACATCTTCACGACGACGCGCGACAACCAGTCGGCGGTGAAGATCCGCGTGCTGCAGGGCGAGAGCGACACGGCGGCGGAGAACGACCTGCTCGGCGAGTTCGTGCTCTCGGGCATCCGGCCGGCACCGAAGGGCGAGCCCGAGATCGACGTGCACTTCGACATCGACGCGAACGGCATCGTGAGCGTCTCCGCGCGCGATCTCGCGACGGGCAAGGAGCAGTCGATCACGGTCAACGCGACGGGCACGCTCTCCGAGGACGAGATCAACCAGATCATCGAAGAGAACGAGCTCTACGAAGTGACGCTCAAGGGCTGAGGCGATCGACGAGATGGCTGCGAATCGCGACGAGATCGATCGCCTCCTGCGCGAAGGGCTCGACCTCTACGGCAACGACGACGTCGATGGCGCGGTGCACGCGTGGAAGCGCGTGCTCGAGCTCGACGCCGGCAACGCGGACGCGCGCGACTACATCGAGGCCGCGGGCGCGGAGCCCGCGCGCGGTGCCGCCGACACGGCGCACGACCGCCGCGATGCGACGCTGCTCGAGGAAGCGCTCGCGCTGGCCGCCGGCGGCGGGCTCGCGGACGCGCACGCGCTGCTCGAGGGGGGCCTGCGCGCCGACGACCTCGACCTCGAGTCGCTCGCCGTGCTCGAGCTCGTCCGCGCGCGCCTCCTGCCCGCCTATCGCGATCGCTTCGCGACCGGCGGCGCTCCGCGGCTCGCCGTGCCCGCGGGCGACCTCGCCCGCTATCACCTCCCCGCGCAGGCCGCCTTCCTCGTCTCCCTCTGCGACGGGCGCACGCCGCTCGACGACCTGGCGGAGGCGGCGGGGATGGACGAGTTCGACGTGCTCCACAACCTCGGTGGCCTCGTCGACTCGGGCCTCGTGAGCATCGCGTCGTGAACGCCGCCGGTGCCTCGCTGCTCGATTTCCTCGACGAGCCCGTGCTCGTCGGCGACCCCGAAGGCCGCGTGATCTACGCGAACCCGGCGTTCGAGGAGTCGTTCGAGTTCGGTCCCTCCGCGCGCGGCATGAGCTTCGCGCAGCTGTTCGAGGGGGGCGGTCGCGAGGCCTTCCTGCAGGCCGTCGCGCAGGTGTGCGAGACGGGTGAGACCGTGCGCTTCCGGCTGCGGGAGGAAGGGCGGGGCTACATCGGCGTCGCCTCGCCGATCGAGGCGGAGACCGACCGCGTCGGCGTCATCATCGCGCTGTCCGACGAGCCGTTCTCGCTGCAGCGCCTGCTCGGGCTGCAGCGCGACATCGACGAGCCGCTCGCCGAGGCCGTCGGCGCGCTCGAGGAGCTGCGCGAGCGCATCGGCGGCCCGGGGTCGCGCCACGTCCGCGAGGCGATCGAGGGGGCGCTCCGCTCGGCCGAACGCGCGCGCAAGGCGGCGGTCGACCTCCGCGCGCTGCTCACGGCGCAGAACGCACCGGCCACGAAGGGGCAGCGCGTCGACGCGACGCGCGCCGTGCGATCCGTGGCGAATCGCGCGCGCGGCGAGTGTGCGCGCGCGGGCGTCGAGCTCGACCTGCTCGCGCCGCGCTCGCTGCCGCCCGTCGAGGGCGATGCGCGCCATCTCGAGACGGTGCTGCTGCGCATGGTCCGCGATCGCGTCGCACAGTGCGACGCGGGCGAGCGCATCGTGCTGTCGCTGCGCGCCGCGCGCGTCCAGGGCGAGGAGTGTGCGGTCGTCGCGCTGATCGCGCCGAGCCTGCCCGAGACCGGCCCCGGCCTTCGCCGCGTGCGCGACTCGATCGCCGCCCTCGGTGGCTTCCGGCACGCCTGCGTCCAGTCCGCATCCGGTCGCGCGACCGTGATCCCGCTGCCGTTCGCGGAGGAGGACGAGGACGCGCGTCGCGCGTCGGCTCGTTAGTCGGCCTCGGCGAGGAAGCGCAGCAGGTAGGGGAGCGAGATCCGCATCGCGTCGACGTCGGGCGCGATCCGGCCTCCGAGCGCGAACAGATACGAGAGCGTCTTCGCGTAGAGCAGCAGGTCGTTCGGCAGGCGCAGCCCCGGCGTCTCGCCGAGCAGGCGCTTCGCCTCGTCCTTGAGCCCGAGCACCTGACCGCCCGAGAGCGCGAGCGCGCCACCCTGCTCGCGCAGCCGCTCGAACATCGCGGAGACGGCGCGCTCGACGCCGGGGCGCGCGCCGTCGGCGATCATCCCCATCTCGTCCATCCGCGACACCACCCCTTCGACGTCGCGCGCGATCACGGCGTGCAGCGCGCCGCGGAGCGCGCGGCGCAGCTCGGGTGCGAGCCGCCGCGACAGGCCGAAGTCGAGGAACAAGACTCGCGGCGCTTCCGCGGCGCCCGGCTCGTCGACGACGAACAGGTTCCCCGGGTGCGGGTCGGCGTGGAACAGGCCGTCGCGGAACACCATGCGCGCGTACGCGCGCACGAGCGTCTCCACGACGCGTTCGGGTGCGATGCCGCGCGCGCGCAGCGCGCCGCCGTCGCGCAGGTCGATGCGCGGGTGGTGCGTCATCGTGAGCACGCGCCGCGTCGAGTGCGAGG
It contains:
- the argF gene encoding ornithine carbamoyltransferase — translated: MRLPARSFLTIADWSADELLAMLARARDLRRMWRAGERPQTLLGRTLAMYFEKPSLRTHVTFEAGMTQLGGHAILLRPEQVGIGTRESPTDVARNLSRWVDGIMARTFSHALVEQLAAEATIPVINGLTDLLHPCQAMADLQTVAEVMEPKAARIAYVGDGNNVANSLLLLAAVLGLDLRVATPRTHRPAQRIAKQAAELARRSGARIDVLDDPVEAVRGASFVYTDTWTSMGQEAEAEQRRQIFAAYQVNDALLAHAPDAWVMHCLPAHRGEEITSDVLDGERSLVYEQAENRLHAQKAVLEAVMLGPR
- a CDS encoding DnaJ domain-containing protein; its protein translation is MPDGSEKDRATRIPRLGASADPTALVLSPTEGFLLSRIDGATPWGVLRAIGGLTPDEVDARLEAWLEGGILELVDPAARRPKRRLAPGEIDEDALDESLGIDLDTQRRILEFESRLGAAYHDLLGVARDADAKEIKRAYFKLSKEFHPDRYFRREIGGYAKRLEAIFKRILEAYELLSDPTARAEVEKSMSAAAGARPQPAAPVASEGDAPTAPPRPLTKLERLRARMPFKLPESVFAERRQRAREFFDAAQKELARNRFIEAAQTIRLAIAFDPFEDAYRERFGEVQARAAELRAEALVAEAEEATTAGGIADEKRYAQVLRLYEEALLYRPHDPALNDRAARAAIQCKQLTKAVEYAETALAHSPDVAQHHVTMALVHRARGNRGHAINALEQALSLDKGHDEGRKLLAVLRRAAGAGG
- the hslU gene encoding ATP-dependent protease ATPase subunit HslU; translation: MSDPAETPSFTPREIVSELDRYVVGQRDAKRAVAIALRNRWRRRRVAEELRDEIAPKNIIMIGATGVGKTEIARRLAKLSQAPFVKVEASKFTEVGYVGRDVESMIRDLTEVAFAMVTEEQKRNVRARAEEIAEERILDALLPPPAAAPPALPGGAAGAAGETSPASGRSETREKLRKLLRLGELDEREVDVELPEERAGAQLSIMTPQGFEEMGVQFKDLLGSLVPKRTRPRRMKVRAARDALTELEAQSLIDPDETRDRAVARVEQSGIVFIDEIDKVAGRQGGGQGPDVSREGVQRDLLPIVEGSSVQTKHGIVRTDHVLFIAAGAFHVAKPSDLIPELQGRFPIRVELASLTRADLVRILSEPDNSLVRQYAALLATEGTTLDFRTDGIEAIAEIAAAVNDATDDIGARRLHTVMERLLDEVSFDAPDRPAQTIVVDAAYVRERLADLVADRDLSQYIL
- a CDS encoding PAS domain-containing protein — protein: MNAAGASLLDFLDEPVLVGDPEGRVIYANPAFEESFEFGPSARGMSFAQLFEGGGREAFLQAVAQVCETGETVRFRLREEGRGYIGVASPIEAETDRVGVIIALSDEPFSLQRLLGLQRDIDEPLAEAVGALEELRERIGGPGSRHVREAIEGALRSAERARKAAVDLRALLTAQNAPATKGQRVDATRAVRSVANRARGECARAGVELDLLAPRSLPPVEGDARHLETVLLRMVRDRVAQCDAGERIVLSLRAARVQGEECAVVALIAPSLPETGPGLRRVRDSIAALGGFRHACVQSASGRATVIPLPFAEEDEDARRASAR
- the hslV gene encoding ATP-dependent protease subunit HslV; this encodes MPGERVRSTTVVAVRGGGRIAMAADGQVTVGDTVMKQRAEKVRKLAKGGAVVGFAGGAADALTLLERLEARLDAHPGQVRRAAVELARDWRTDRMLRRLEAMLLVGDPDTLLVVSGNGDVIEPDDGIAAIGSGGSYALAAARALARHTDLDCEAIAREALGVAAEICIYTNADLHLVALP
- the argB gene encoding acetylglutamate kinase, producing MKDLVDKAAILIEALPYIRRFFGKVIVIKYGGHAMTDDALRASFATDVVLLKYVGIQPVIVHGGGPQIGATLDALGRQSTFVDGRRITDDATMEVVEMVLGGKINREIVGLVQRGGGRAVGLTGSDGGMIQTRLRDPKLGRVGEVVGVEPSAIRAVVDAGFIPVIAPIGLDPDGRTTNVNADEAAGAIASALRAEKLMLLTDVEGVLDREGKLLPQLTVAQVDALVREGTIKGGMIPKVECCLDALRGHVARTHIVDGRIKHAILLEMFTDEGGAGTLLVP
- a CDS encoding response regulator — encoded protein: MGDPTARILVCDDENFYREAIRDILGAEGLEVVEAFDGESAIELAADPSLGVAILDIRLPGIDGIEVLRTLRDARPDMRIIMLSAHTDQELVLEALRLGANDYLAKPLHDEELVLAVRRARDAFRVADDLAALRARLARLADACDAPGRWGVDGDADERAEAVARAAVDVAAEVLDAAKTSLLWLDDSGDTLRVAAAHGRKIDAADMDGVAIGEAVAGAVFASRSAALVASAHPSDRFTPRDPGERYDSASFAVAPVVAAGEALGVLCATDRTGGGEFAPDDLVLLRALAAHVAARVLAGEGTAASAERAVDPGFDTSELDEGAAEAARHVASVERDADLVRAVCEAMTTEVEPARVFAKGLEAVAKGLGAAPASLFLIDNAADVLRCEAADDGGEREERAELPKRGGLTGAVLQTGRLVATDAPTADARFDASIDTPADGRSGPMVCVPLSLRGKVVGVFRAFPRDAAEASARSAELLAAALSAAVRNALLYRSLLESIDEVAEARRAARR